From Variimorphobacter saccharofermentans, one genomic window encodes:
- a CDS encoding LacI family DNA-binding transcriptional regulator: MVSIKDISIKCGVSIATVSKALNNHSDIAEATKENIKKVAKEMGYFPNSYARALKTNRSYNLGVLFVDDTQSGLTHDYFSHVLDSFKVEAERSGYDITFISKHTGHKNMSYYEHSKYRGVDGVVIACIDFSDPGVEELIQGELPVVTIDHIYNSRTSIISDNVKGMKDLITYVYEMGHRKIAYIHGADSSVTRNRVGSFYKTLGELGIEVPDEYVISGIYHDPDSTAKLTKELLKLKERPTCIIFPDDFSCIGGINAIKEHGLRIPEDISIVGYDGILLSQVLDPKLTTLQQDTKSLGRCAAQKLIALIENPKASIIERVVIEGKVLPGKTVKKLN; this comes from the coding sequence GTGGTATCAATTAAAGATATTTCAATAAAATGTGGAGTATCGATTGCAACTGTCAGCAAAGCACTGAACAATCACAGTGATATTGCGGAGGCGACAAAAGAGAACATAAAAAAAGTGGCTAAGGAAATGGGATATTTTCCGAATTCCTATGCAAGGGCTTTGAAAACAAATCGCTCATATAATTTAGGAGTCTTATTTGTAGATGATACTCAAAGCGGTTTAACGCATGATTATTTTTCCCATGTGTTGGACAGCTTTAAGGTAGAAGCGGAACGAAGCGGATATGACATAACATTTATTAGCAAGCATACCGGACATAAGAATATGTCCTATTATGAACATAGCAAGTATCGCGGTGTTGACGGTGTAGTTATCGCTTGTATTGATTTTTCTGATCCTGGAGTTGAGGAGCTTATTCAAGGAGAGCTTCCTGTAGTAACAATCGATCATATATATAATAGCAGAACCTCCATTATTTCTGATAATGTGAAAGGTATGAAAGATCTGATTACTTATGTGTATGAAATGGGACACAGAAAGATAGCTTATATTCATGGAGCGGACTCATCGGTTACCCGTAATCGCGTCGGAAGCTTTTATAAAACTCTCGGAGAACTTGGAATAGAAGTTCCTGATGAATATGTGATAAGTGGTATCTATCATGATCCAGATTCAACAGCAAAGCTTACAAAAGAGTTATTGAAATTAAAGGAAAGACCTACTTGTATTATTTTCCCTGATGATTTTTCCTGTATAGGAGGAATCAATGCGATAAAAGAGCATGGACTTCGAATACCGGAAGATATCTCTATCGTAGGGTATGATGGAATTCTATTATCTCAGGTATTAGATCCGAAGCTTACTACTTTACAGCAGGATACAAAATCTTTAGGACGATGTGCCGCGCAGAAATTGATTGCTTTGATTGAAAATCCGAAAGCATCCATTATCGAGCGAGTAGTAATTGAAGGAAAGGTTTTGCCAGGGAAAACTGTTAAAAAACTGAATTGA
- a CDS encoding V-type ATPase subunit — protein sequence MMDSTLSYSGINTKVKAMHPKLISSQDFQKMSNLESVPDLISYLKKHPGYQDILQKYDEHEIHRSEAERIFINGLYWDYTKIYRFANDNQRKDLDLVFFRYEVNILKACIRLIHNNETAYDLSIFHPFFSKHSEINVTRLSSSHNREEYVQNLKGTQYYSMLMKLSNKTGLSSFDYEMALDVYYFSKSWKLKDKLLKGDSLKAFTERMGTEIDMLNIMWIYRSKRNYDINPADIFTYLIPVNYRLTMAQLSRLVGSLSLEEFFNLLNTTKYKSFIPHLRAGTMEQEYTRVLDRIYQQNVSRYPASMSVVTYYLFRKDTEIKRLITVLECIRYGLDDKKKQDYILY from the coding sequence ATGATGGATTCAACACTATCCTACAGTGGGATTAATACAAAAGTCAAAGCTATGCATCCGAAGCTGATTAGCTCACAGGACTTTCAAAAGATGTCAAATCTAGAGTCTGTACCTGATTTGATTTCGTATTTAAAGAAGCATCCTGGATATCAAGATATCTTGCAAAAATACGATGAACACGAAATTCATCGTAGTGAAGCAGAACGTATATTTATAAACGGACTCTATTGGGACTATACGAAGATTTACCGTTTTGCTAATGATAATCAAAGAAAAGATCTTGATTTAGTCTTCTTTCGATATGAAGTGAATATTCTTAAAGCTTGCATCAGACTTATTCATAATAATGAAACGGCATATGACTTATCCATTTTTCATCCGTTTTTCAGTAAACATTCTGAGATTAATGTTACTCGTCTCTCATCTTCTCATAACAGAGAAGAATACGTACAAAATCTAAAGGGTACGCAATACTATTCCATGTTAATGAAATTAAGTAACAAAACCGGTTTATCCTCCTTTGATTATGAAATGGCACTTGATGTTTATTATTTTTCAAAGTCATGGAAGTTGAAGGATAAGTTGCTCAAGGGTGATAGTTTGAAAGCATTTACCGAACGTATGGGGACCGAAATTGATATGCTTAATATTATGTGGATCTATCGTTCGAAACGAAATTATGACATTAATCCTGCAGATATTTTTACTTATTTAATACCAGTCAATTACAGATTAACGATGGCGCAGCTTTCTCGACTTGTAGGTTCACTAAGTTTAGAGGAATTCTTTAATTTATTAAATACAACCAAATACAAAAGTTTCATTCCCCATTTAAGAGCAGGTACGATGGAGCAGGAATATACCAGAGTACTTGATCGGATATATCAACAAAACGTAAGCCGATATCCCGCTTCCATGTCTGTTGTAACCTATTACTTATTTCGTAAAGACACGGAAATCAAGCGGCTGATAACCGTATTAGAATGTATTCGTTATGGACTGGATGATAAAAAAAAGCAAGATTACATTCTATATTAA
- a CDS encoding V-type ATP synthase subunit I, translating into MIEKMRFLSITGPKYDFDRVVNKYLTKYNIHLENALTELSTSYNLKPFVENNPYKDYLSRSEDLIKKLDPIEFTANELMSPEKAMDVINNASSMLSDLNDKKKELKAHRQTLNDLLIQIEHFRHFEFDIHQMMNFKFIKFRFGKVPHEFYTRFAKYVYDNLNTVFYECERDKDFVWGIYFVPAVDSDKIDAIYASLHFERIKLPDAYEGTPDESYLTITAKIGEINNELNSIYSSIKNRLGEMSHDLLLAHHTLTVLSKNFDVRKMAACTRDKGKNDVFYIICGWITEKDSYSLLKEAKEDPLVYCLCDEETADEEKKPPTKLKNFRLFKPFEMFIKMYGLPAYNEIDPTSFVAITYSIIFGIMFGDVGQGLCLVIGGALLYKFKKMNIAAIISLAGIFSTVFGFMYGSIFGFEEIITPIWLSPRDNVMTVLFTAVGFGVFLIITAMIINIINGIKAKDWGRVFFDTNGVAGLLFYASLIGSIVLIFTGYPLPGAIIMAIFLGLPLLLIFFKEPLTHIVEKKTRIFPEHKAMFIMETVFEMFEVLLSYVTNTISFLRVGAFALSHAGMMAVVMLLAGADNGSPNIIVLILGNIIVSAMEGLIVGIQVLRLEYYEMFSRFYHGTGKEFKPYKGN; encoded by the coding sequence ATGATTGAAAAGATGAGGTTTCTGAGTATTACAGGACCGAAATACGACTTTGATCGTGTCGTAAATAAATATTTAACGAAATACAATATACATCTGGAAAATGCATTGACCGAATTAAGTACATCCTATAATTTAAAGCCTTTTGTCGAGAATAATCCTTATAAGGATTACTTAAGCAGATCGGAAGACTTAATCAAAAAGCTCGATCCTATTGAGTTCACAGCAAATGAATTAATGTCTCCAGAGAAAGCAATGGATGTTATAAACAACGCATCTTCCATGCTATCCGACCTGAATGACAAGAAGAAGGAGTTAAAAGCCCATAGGCAAACCTTAAATGATCTATTAATTCAGATTGAACATTTTCGTCATTTCGAGTTTGATATTCATCAAATGATGAATTTCAAATTTATTAAATTCCGTTTTGGAAAAGTACCACACGAGTTTTATACTCGTTTTGCAAAATACGTATATGATAATTTAAATACCGTTTTTTATGAGTGTGAACGTGATAAGGATTTTGTATGGGGAATATACTTCGTACCAGCCGTTGATTCCGATAAAATCGATGCCATCTATGCATCCTTACATTTTGAACGAATTAAACTGCCTGATGCATATGAAGGTACTCCCGATGAATCTTATCTTACAATCACAGCAAAAATCGGTGAAATTAACAACGAATTAAATTCTATCTATTCTTCTATCAAAAATCGCCTGGGTGAAATGAGCCATGATTTACTTCTTGCTCATCATACCCTAACGGTTCTATCAAAGAATTTTGATGTTCGTAAAATGGCCGCGTGTACCAGGGATAAGGGCAAAAACGATGTGTTTTATATCATTTGCGGATGGATAACAGAAAAAGACTCTTATAGCTTATTAAAGGAAGCCAAAGAGGATCCATTAGTTTATTGTCTATGTGATGAAGAAACGGCAGATGAAGAGAAAAAGCCGCCGACGAAATTAAAGAATTTTCGTTTATTTAAGCCCTTTGAAATGTTTATTAAAATGTATGGTTTACCAGCGTACAATGAAATTGATCCTACCAGCTTTGTCGCTATCACCTACTCTATTATTTTTGGTATCATGTTTGGTGATGTTGGTCAGGGATTATGTCTGGTCATTGGCGGTGCCCTTCTTTATAAATTTAAAAAGATGAATATTGCTGCAATCATTTCACTGGCCGGTATTTTTTCAACCGTATTTGGTTTTATGTATGGTAGCATTTTTGGTTTCGAAGAAATTATAACTCCTATATGGTTGTCACCAAGAGATAATGTTATGACCGTATTATTTACTGCTGTAGGCTTTGGTGTATTTTTAATCATTACTGCGATGATCATTAATATTATCAATGGTATAAAGGCTAAGGATTGGGGTCGTGTTTTCTTTGATACGAATGGCGTGGCCGGACTCTTATTCTATGCTTCATTAATTGGAAGCATTGTATTAATATTTACCGGATATCCTCTTCCTGGTGCTATTATCATGGCTATATTTTTAGGATTACCCTTATTACTTATCTTCTTTAAAGAGCCATTGACTCATATCGTAGAGAAAAAAACACGGATATTCCCTGAACATAAGGCTATGTTCATAATGGAAACTGTATTTGAAATGTTTGAAGTATTACTCAGTTATGTTACAAATACCATCTCATTCCTTCGTGTTGGTGCTTTTGCTTTAAGCCATGCAGGTATGATGGCTGTAGTAATGCTTCTTGCCGGTGCAGATAACGGTTCTCCTAATATCATTGTACTTATATTGGGAAATATTATTGTATCCGCAATGGAAGGACTTATCGTTGGTATACAGGTTCTTCGTCTTGAGTATTACGAAATGTTCAGCCGTTTTTATCACGGAACAGGAAAAGAATTTAAACCATATAAGGGAAATTAA
- a CDS encoding ATP synthase subunit C: MATKIIIIIALLLSIIIPFGTFLYSKKTKGGLKAAIGFNVFMFFGILVIANVLMFSGKVSAAEAEEAVATATDNWKYIAAALSTGLSCIGGGIAVASAASAALGAISEDSSIMGKSLIFVALAEGIALYGLIVSFMILG, from the coding sequence ATGGCAACAAAAATTATTATCATTATTGCATTATTATTAAGCATCATCATCCCCTTTGGTACATTTCTTTACAGTAAAAAAACTAAGGGTGGCTTAAAAGCTGCTATTGGTTTTAATGTATTTATGTTTTTTGGTATCTTGGTTATTGCCAATGTATTAATGTTCTCAGGCAAAGTATCTGCTGCTGAAGCCGAAGAAGCGGTAGCTACTGCGACAGATAACTGGAAGTATATTGCTGCTGCTCTTTCTACTGGTTTATCCTGTATTGGTGGTGGTATTGCCGTTGCTTCTGCTGCTTCTGCTGCGCTTGGTGCAATTAGTGAAGACTCTTCCATCATGGGTAAATCTTTAATCTTTGTTGCTCTTGCAGAAGGTATTGCTTTATATGGATTGATCGTATCCTTCATGATTTTAGGATAA
- a CDS encoding V-type ATP synthase subunit F, protein MRMYLISDNVDTYTGMKLSGVNGVVVHTKPELKDELDKVLSDNTIGIILITEKLSNEFPEIINDVKLNRRIPLIVEIPDRHGTGRKPDFITAYVNEAIGLKL, encoded by the coding sequence ATGCGAATGTATTTGATAAGTGACAATGTTGATACCTATACCGGAATGAAGCTTTCCGGCGTAAATGGTGTTGTCGTTCATACAAAACCGGAGTTAAAAGACGAATTAGATAAAGTACTTTCCGATAATACAATAGGAATAATTCTAATTACAGAAAAACTCAGTAATGAGTTTCCTGAAATAATTAATGATGTAAAACTGAACAGAAGAATTCCGCTTATCGTTGAAATACCGGACAGACATGGTACCGGGAGAAAACCGGATTTTATTACTGCCTATGTGAATGAAGCCATCGGATTAAAGCTGTAA
- a CDS encoding V-type ATP synthase subunit E: MTLDEKLNHFYDSVIESATKQNIEIVEEYKKTLQKNFEERKEAALRKAEANYRIASENIIRERNRKLSAESMEIRRKVLEKTAEVSERIFTDVRKKLDEYMKTSDYDELLCAQITKAKSFAQGDDITIYINPTDAQKIPYLEERTGATLTVSDRDFIGGIRAVIPSRSILIDNSFMTKLTEAESSFTL, from the coding sequence ATGACTCTTGATGAAAAATTAAACCATTTTTACGATTCAGTAATCGAAAGTGCAACAAAACAGAATATTGAAATCGTGGAAGAATATAAAAAGACACTTCAAAAGAATTTTGAAGAGCGAAAAGAGGCCGCGTTACGAAAAGCGGAAGCGAATTATCGTATTGCTTCAGAGAACATTATAAGGGAAAGGAACCGTAAATTATCTGCTGAATCAATGGAAATCAGACGCAAAGTTCTTGAAAAAACAGCTGAAGTTTCTGAACGTATCTTCACTGATGTGAGAAAGAAATTGGATGAATATATGAAAACCTCAGATTATGATGAGTTATTATGTGCTCAGATTACAAAAGCTAAAAGCTTCGCTCAGGGAGATGACATAACAATATATATTAATCCGACCGATGCACAGAAGATACCCTATTTAGAAGAAAGAACTGGTGCTACTCTTACGGTAAGTGATCGTGACTTTATCGGCGGTATTCGTGCTGTTATTCCTTCCCGCAGTATTCTGATTGATAATTCATTTATGACAAAATTGACAGAAGCTGAGAGTTCCTTTACTCTTTAA
- a CDS encoding V-type ATP synthase subunit A — protein sequence MNITGKIYGINGPIVYVGENRAFKMGEMVLVGKDKLVGEVIGLTTGKTTIQVYEETTGLKPGDEVISTGAAISVTLAPGIISNIFDGIERPLQEISKQSGAFISRGVSVEALDTKKLWDVHITVQPGDKVYGGTIIAEVPETRAILHKSMVPPDIMGKVTKVAPDGKYTISDPIVTIVDNSGKEIELTLTQKWPIRVPRPTAKRFPSDRPLITGQRIIDTLFPISKGGTAAIPGGFGTGKTMTQHQLAKWCDADIIVYIGCGERGNEMTEVLEDFSKLVDPKTGNPLLDRTTLIANTSNMPVAAREASIYTGITLAEYYRDMGYHVAIMADSTSRWAEALRELSGRLEEMPAEEGFPAYLASRLSAFYERAGFMQNLNWTEGSVSIIGAVSPQGGDFSEPVTQNTKRFVRCFWALDKSLAYARHFPAIHWLNSYSEYLTDLAPWYTKNVGEDFVECRNQILSILTQENQLNEIVKLIGSDVLPDDQKLVLEIARVIRLGFVQQNAYHPSDTYVPMAKQLKIMQTILYLYQKSRLLIDRNMPMSLLKESPVFDKVISIKYDVSNDELDKFDDYKVMIDDFYNDIMSKNA from the coding sequence ATGAATATAACAGGTAAAATATATGGAATTAATGGTCCGATCGTATACGTTGGTGAAAATCGAGCCTTCAAAATGGGTGAAATGGTGTTAGTCGGCAAGGACAAATTAGTTGGCGAGGTCATTGGATTAACTACCGGAAAGACCACCATTCAGGTATACGAAGAAACGACCGGACTGAAGCCGGGCGATGAAGTTATCTCAACCGGTGCTGCTATTTCTGTAACACTGGCTCCCGGTATCATAAGTAATATATTTGATGGTATTGAACGTCCTTTACAGGAAATTTCAAAGCAATCAGGTGCATTTATCTCAAGAGGTGTCAGTGTCGAAGCACTTGATACAAAGAAACTATGGGATGTGCATATTACAGTACAACCTGGTGATAAGGTTTATGGAGGCACTATTATTGCAGAGGTTCCTGAAACAAGAGCAATTCTTCATAAATCCATGGTACCGCCAGATATCATGGGTAAAGTAACTAAGGTTGCTCCAGATGGAAAATATACTATTTCCGATCCGATTGTAACTATCGTTGACAACTCAGGTAAGGAAATCGAGTTAACATTAACACAAAAATGGCCTATTCGTGTTCCAAGACCGACAGCCAAGCGTTTTCCCTCCGACCGCCCCCTTATTACTGGACAAAGAATCATTGATACCCTCTTCCCTATATCCAAGGGTGGAACGGCTGCGATTCCGGGTGGTTTTGGTACCGGTAAGACAATGACGCAACATCAGCTTGCAAAATGGTGCGATGCCGACATCATCGTATATATTGGATGTGGAGAACGAGGTAACGAGATGACAGAGGTTCTGGAGGATTTCTCAAAGCTGGTGGATCCTAAAACTGGCAATCCCCTTCTTGACCGTACCACATTAATAGCTAATACCTCTAACATGCCGGTTGCTGCTCGTGAAGCAAGTATTTATACCGGTATTACTTTGGCTGAGTATTATCGTGATATGGGTTATCATGTAGCTATCATGGCAGACTCTACTTCCAGATGGGCTGAGGCTCTAAGAGAGCTTTCCGGTCGTTTGGAGGAAATGCCTGCAGAAGAAGGTTTCCCAGCATATCTTGCCTCTCGTTTGTCTGCATTTTATGAAAGAGCCGGTTTCATGCAGAACTTGAACTGGACGGAAGGCAGTGTATCCATTATCGGTGCTGTATCTCCCCAGGGTGGTGACTTTTCAGAACCTGTAACACAGAATACGAAGCGTTTCGTTCGTTGCTTCTGGGCATTAGATAAATCCCTGGCTTATGCCAGACATTTCCCCGCTATTCATTGGCTGAACAGCTATAGTGAATATCTGACAGATTTAGCACCTTGGTATACGAAAAATGTTGGCGAAGATTTCGTAGAATGCAGAAATCAGATTTTAAGTATTTTGACTCAGGAAAATCAGTTAAATGAAATAGTAAAGCTCATTGGTAGTGATGTTCTGCCCGATGATCAGAAGCTGGTTTTAGAAATTGCTCGTGTAATTCGTCTCGGATTTGTTCAGCAAAATGCTTATCACCCTTCTGACACCTATGTTCCGATGGCAAAACAGTTAAAAATAATGCAGACAATTTTATATCTCTATCAAAAATCCCGACTTCTGATTGACCGTAATATGCCAATGTCCTTACTGAAAGAAAGCCCTGTATTTGATAAAGTAATATCGATTAAATATGATGTATCCAATGATGAGCTGGATAAATTTGATGATTATAAAGTAATGATAGATGATTTCTACAATGACATCATGTCTAAGAACGCCTGA
- a CDS encoding V-type ATP synthase subunit B, translated as MSIEYLGLSEINGPLIVLEGVRDASFDEIVELTVDGKKKKIGRIVELYEDKAIIQVFQGTEDMSLFNTHTKLTGHPMEVALSTDILGRVFNGVGQPIDGLGNIIAETKRDINGLPLNPCTREYPRNYIKTGISSIDCLTTLIRGQKLPIFSGNGLPHDQLAAQIVKQASLGEDSNEEFAIVFAAMGVKHDVADFFRRTFEESGASSHVVMYLNLANDPVVERLITPKVALTAAEYLAFEKGMHILVILTDMTSFAEAMREVSSSKGEIPSRKGYPGYLYSELATIYERAGIVHNSKGSVTQIPILTMPNDDITHPIPDLTGYITEGQIVLDRALHQKAIYPPISILPSLSRLMKDGIGKGYTREDHQDLANQLFSSYARVGDARALASVIGEDELSPLDKLYLKFGIEMEQSFIAQGNSEDRTIIQTLDMGWQLLSLLPREELDRIDTKILDKYYKSRNDAVVE; from the coding sequence ATGTCTATAGAGTATTTAGGATTAAGCGAAATAAACGGCCCTCTGATTGTTCTTGAGGGTGTTCGAGACGCTTCGTTTGATGAAATTGTTGAGTTAACTGTGGACGGCAAGAAGAAAAAAATTGGACGAATTGTTGAACTATACGAGGATAAAGCAATCATCCAGGTGTTTCAAGGTACGGAGGATATGTCATTATTCAATACCCATACTAAGCTAACTGGCCATCCTATGGAGGTTGCTCTATCTACTGATATATTAGGTAGAGTATTCAACGGTGTCGGTCAGCCCATTGACGGACTGGGTAACATCATTGCTGAGACAAAACGGGATATTAACGGATTACCGCTGAATCCATGTACAAGAGAATATCCACGAAATTATATTAAAACTGGTATCTCTTCCATTGATTGTCTAACCACATTAATTCGTGGACAGAAGCTTCCTATCTTTTCTGGTAATGGTCTTCCACATGACCAGCTTGCAGCCCAGATTGTTAAGCAAGCATCTCTTGGCGAAGATTCAAACGAGGAATTTGCAATTGTATTTGCGGCAATGGGTGTAAAGCATGACGTGGCCGACTTTTTCCGCAGGACCTTTGAGGAAAGCGGCGCAAGCTCCCACGTTGTAATGTATTTAAACTTAGCAAACGATCCAGTGGTTGAACGTTTAATTACTCCAAAGGTAGCCTTAACCGCTGCTGAGTATCTTGCGTTTGAGAAGGGAATGCATATTCTGGTTATACTGACCGATATGACATCCTTTGCGGAAGCTATGCGAGAGGTATCCTCTTCTAAAGGAGAAATTCCGAGTAGAAAAGGATATCCGGGTTATTTATACAGCGAATTAGCAACCATTTATGAACGAGCAGGAATTGTTCACAATAGTAAAGGTTCAGTTACTCAGATACCTATTCTGACGATGCCGAATGATGATATCACACATCCAATTCCTGATCTGACTGGATATATCACAGAAGGGCAAATCGTACTTGATCGTGCTCTTCATCAAAAAGCAATTTATCCTCCAATCAGTATTCTTCCTTCTCTCTCCCGTCTGATGAAGGACGGTATTGGTAAAGGGTATACCCGTGAGGATCATCAGGATCTGGCTAATCAGCTCTTCTCATCCTATGCACGCGTAGGCGATGCCAGAGCATTGGCAAGTGTTATCGGTGAAGATGAATTATCACCACTGGATAAATTATACCTGAAATTTGGTATCGAAATGGAACAAAGCTTTATTGCACAAGGAAATTCTGAAGATCGTACGATTATACAAACCTTAGATATGGGCTGGCAACTATTATCCCTTCTTCCAAGAGAAGAGCTTGATCGTATTGATACAAAGATTTTGGATAAATACTATAAATCCAGAAATGATGCCGTAGTCGAATAG
- a CDS encoding V-type ATP synthase subunit D gives MNPNTFPTKGNLILAKNSLRLAKQGYELMDKKRNILMRELMELIDKAKDIQAEIDSTFSSAYLALQKANIEMGIHNVSELSNTIPEETSIQIKQRSIMGTEIPLVEYDNTNSKPNYAFFQTTMSLDEATKNFVKVKDLTIRLSMIENSAYRLATNINKTQKRANALKNITIPYYTALTISIQNALEEKEREEFTRLKVIKKRQTAGQ, from the coding sequence ATGAATCCGAATACCTTTCCCACTAAAGGTAACTTAATATTAGCTAAGAATTCATTAAGGCTGGCTAAGCAGGGTTACGAATTAATGGATAAGAAACGTAATATATTAATGCGTGAATTAATGGAATTAATTGATAAGGCAAAGGATATTCAAGCCGAGATTGATAGTACCTTCTCTTCTGCTTACCTTGCGCTTCAAAAGGCGAATATTGAGATGGGTATCCATAATGTATCAGAATTATCAAATACCATTCCCGAAGAAACTTCCATTCAGATAAAGCAACGAAGTATCATGGGAACCGAAATTCCTTTGGTAGAATATGATAACACAAATAGTAAACCGAATTATGCATTTTTCCAAACTACCATGTCCCTGGATGAAGCTACTAAGAATTTTGTGAAGGTAAAGGATTTAACTATCCGATTATCGATGATTGAAAATTCCGCCTATCGTCTTGCTACTAATATAAATAAGACTCAAAAACGTGCCAACGCACTTAAGAATATTACCATACCCTATTATACTGCCCTTACCATTAGTATTCAGAATGCATTGGAAGAAAAAGAACGTGAAGAGTTTACAAGATTAAAGGTGATTAAAAAGCGCCAAACTGCAGGTCAATAA
- a CDS encoding mechanosensitive ion channel family protein, whose protein sequence is MYEYLVTKLESQGLKGNIAEYLSYAILAIGIILACLLVNIIVQKIVIKIVSNIINRNKYKWIRMLMERKFFHKLANVLPGIIICMFASVFPESVSELIRRSASIYIMIIALFIMNSMLDAIDDIYRTHPISKVRPIKGLLQIVKIVIFIIVAIIIIADLMGQSPLILLSGIGAAAAVFSFVFKDSILGFIAGIQLTSNDMLRIGDWIEMPKYDADGDVIDITLNTVKVQNFDKTIVSIPAYALVSDSFKNWRGMMEFGGRRIKRAIYIDVNSITFCTDEILEKFKKIEYLKDYIYDKEMEIKEYNQKYHDREGSLINGRHMTNIGTFRIYIEKYLQHNPHLNKNVTVMVRQLSPGEHGLPIEIYAFTNSTDWGVYEKVQADIFDHIFSVAEEFGLRFFQNPTGYDVKQIHTYQE, encoded by the coding sequence ATGTACGAATATCTTGTAACAAAGCTAGAAAGTCAAGGATTGAAGGGGAATATTGCCGAATATCTATCCTATGCAATTTTAGCAATTGGAATCATTCTTGCCTGTCTTCTGGTCAATATTATTGTTCAGAAAATCGTTATAAAGATTGTATCAAATATTATTAACCGTAATAAATACAAGTGGATCAGAATGTTAATGGAGCGGAAATTCTTTCACAAATTAGCTAATGTGCTTCCGGGCATTATTATCTGTATGTTCGCATCCGTTTTCCCAGAGAGCGTATCAGAACTTATACGACGGAGTGCATCCATCTATATTATGATTATAGCACTTTTTATCATGAATTCTATGTTGGATGCAATTGATGATATCTATCGAACACATCCGATATCGAAGGTCCGTCCTATCAAGGGACTGCTTCAGATAGTAAAAATAGTTATTTTCATTATTGTAGCAATTATCATAATAGCAGACTTAATGGGGCAGAGTCCGCTAATTTTATTAAGTGGAATTGGAGCAGCAGCAGCGGTGTTCTCCTTTGTATTTAAGGATTCCATTCTTGGATTTATCGCCGGAATTCAATTGACATCCAATGATATGCTTCGAATTGGAGATTGGATTGAAATGCCTAAATATGATGCGGATGGTGATGTCATTGATATAACCTTAAACACCGTAAAGGTTCAGAATTTTGATAAGACGATAGTGTCCATTCCGGCTTATGCCTTAGTATCGGATTCATTTAAGAACTGGAGAGGGATGATGGAATTCGGTGGAAGGAGAATAAAGCGGGCAATCTATATCGATGTGAATAGTATTACGTTTTGTACTGATGAAATATTGGAGAAGTTCAAGAAAATAGAATACCTAAAGGACTATATTTATGATAAGGAAATGGAGATAAAGGAATATAATCAGAAATATCATGACAGGGAAGGCTCTCTGATTAATGGAAGACATATGACAAATATAGGAACCTTCCGTATCTATATAGAGAAGTATTTACAACACAATCCCCATTTGAATAAGAATGTGACAGTTATGGTTCGTCAATTGAGCCCAGGAGAGCATGGACTGCCCATAGAGATATATGCTTTTACTAATAGTACGGATTGGGGCGTTTACGAGAAGGTTCAGGCCGATATTTTTGATCATATATTCTCTGTAGCAGAGGAATTCGGTCTACGATTCTTCCAAAACCCCACAGGATATGATGTGAAGCAAATTCATACCTATCAAGAATAA